From the genome of Variovorax sp. RA8, one region includes:
- a CDS encoding DUF429 domain-containing protein — protein sequence MLLGCDFSSAPSARKPIVLALDCATPDGVALRRLERFTSLEAWRGWLADQPAWIGAFDFPFGLPRELVTHLGWPMQWRALIAHYAGLDRALIRETFAAFCAARPVGGKFAHRATDAPAGSSPSMKWVNPPVALMLHAGVPRLLEAGAALPGLHVPAGAARRIALEGYPGLLARELIGRRSYKSDGAALQGAPRSEARAELLAELEGGATRLGLRLAVGGAERDQLLADAHGDCLDAALCLVQAAWGAARQTSAGPGYGLPAAMDPLEGWILTA from the coding sequence CTGCTGCTGGGCTGCGATTTCTCCAGCGCGCCGAGCGCGCGCAAGCCCATCGTGCTGGCCCTTGACTGCGCCACACCGGATGGCGTGGCCTTGCGGCGGCTCGAGCGCTTCACCTCGCTCGAAGCCTGGCGTGGGTGGCTGGCCGACCAGCCTGCCTGGATCGGCGCGTTCGATTTTCCCTTCGGCCTGCCGCGGGAACTGGTCACGCATCTCGGCTGGCCGATGCAATGGCGGGCACTGATCGCCCACTACGCCGGCCTGGATCGCGCCCTGATCCGCGAGACCTTCGCCGCCTTCTGCGCAGCGCGACCCGTGGGCGGCAAGTTCGCACACCGCGCGACCGACGCGCCGGCCGGCTCCAGCCCTTCGATGAAATGGGTCAACCCGCCCGTGGCCTTGATGCTGCACGCCGGCGTGCCGCGGCTGCTGGAGGCCGGCGCGGCCCTGCCAGGCCTGCATGTGCCGGCCGGCGCCGCCAGGCGCATCGCGCTCGAGGGCTACCCGGGCCTGCTGGCGCGAGAGCTGATCGGCCGGCGCAGCTACAAGAGTGACGGTGCCGCCCTCCAGGGCGCCCCGCGGAGCGAAGCGCGCGCTGAGCTGCTTGCCGAGCTCGAAGGCGGCGCCACGCGCCTGGGCCTCAGGCTGGCGGTCGGCGGTGCCGAGCGCGACCAGCTGCTGGCCGACGCGCATGGCGACTGCCTCGATGCGGCGCTGTGCCTTGTGCAAGCTGCTTGGGGCGCGGCTCGCCAAACGAGCGCCGGCCCGGGCTACGGGCTACCAGCGGCCATGGACCCCCTGGAAGGCTGGATCCTCACCGCCTGA
- a CDS encoding BON domain-containing protein codes for MITPISNRNRMALLLVGGVLVLAACDKGGKQTAGEKLDSAIAKTEQAGDEAKAKAERLAREAAQKAGSSSASAESTIKRESQDAIDAAKTAGASAAATVDDAAITAAVSAGLAKDPDLRATSIDVDTQGGTVMLKGPAPNAAAKLRATEIAKAVKGVSAVDNQLQVKTM; via the coding sequence ATGATCACACCCATTTCCAATCGCAACCGGATGGCACTGCTGCTGGTGGGCGGTGTGCTGGTGCTTGCCGCCTGCGACAAGGGCGGCAAGCAAACGGCCGGCGAGAAGCTGGATTCGGCCATCGCCAAGACCGAGCAGGCAGGAGACGAGGCGAAGGCCAAGGCCGAACGCCTGGCTCGGGAAGCCGCGCAGAAGGCGGGGTCGTCGAGTGCTTCGGCCGAGTCCACGATCAAGCGGGAGTCCCAGGACGCCATCGACGCGGCCAAGACAGCGGGCGCCTCGGCGGCCGCCACCGTCGACGATGCCGCGATCACCGCCGCCGTGTCGGCGGGCTTGGCAAAGGATCCCGACCTGAGAGCGACCAGCATCGACGTCGACACCCAGGGTGGAACCGTCATGCTGAAGGGCCCGGCGCCCAATGCCGCGGCCAAGCTCCGCGCGACGGAGATCGCCAAGGCGGTGAAGGGTGTCAGCGCGGTCGACAACCAGCTGCAGGTGAAGACCATGTAG
- a CDS encoding ferritin-like domain-containing protein, with protein MTNATAEKPQRLVLDQTKIDAASRSLDEGAVTPGYGPWRDDIVQLLNDALATELVCVLRYKRHYFTASGEASPAIADEFLVHANEESAHADKIAERIVQLGGDPNFDPQTLRERSHAQYDESKDLQSMVRANLVAERIAIETYRQMISLVGDKDPTTRRMLEEILSDEEEHADELKDWLGH; from the coding sequence ATGACGAACGCAACAGCCGAGAAGCCCCAGCGCCTGGTGCTGGACCAAACCAAGATCGACGCGGCCTCCAGGAGCCTGGACGAGGGCGCCGTGACGCCGGGCTACGGGCCGTGGCGCGACGACATCGTGCAACTGCTCAACGACGCACTGGCCACGGAGCTGGTCTGCGTGCTTCGCTACAAGCGCCATTACTTCACCGCCAGCGGCGAGGCCTCGCCGGCGATCGCCGACGAGTTCCTAGTGCACGCGAACGAAGAGTCTGCCCACGCGGACAAAATCGCGGAGCGCATCGTACAGCTGGGTGGCGATCCGAACTTCGACCCGCAGACGCTGCGCGAGCGCAGCCACGCCCAGTACGATGAATCCAAGGACCTTCAGTCCATGGTGCGCGCCAACCTGGTGGCCGAGCGCATCGCCATCGAAACCTACCGGCAGATGATTTCGCTGGTCGGCGACAAGGATCCCACCACCCGGCGCATGCTGGAGGAGATCCTGAGCGATGAGGAAGAACACGCCGACGAGCTCAAGGACTGGCTAGGCCACTGA
- a CDS encoding DUF1328 domain-containing protein — protein sequence MLYYAVVFLVIALIAAVFGFGGIAASAVGIAKILFVIFIVLALASFIAGLMRR from the coding sequence ATGTTGTACTACGCAGTCGTGTTCCTGGTGATCGCGCTGATCGCTGCTGTCTTCGGCTTCGGCGGCATCGCGGCCAGCGCCGTAGGCATCGCCAAGATCCTCTTCGTCATCTTCATCGTGCTGGCGCTTGCCAGTTTCATCGCGGGCTTGATGCGACGATGA
- a CDS encoding CHASE3 domain-containing protein has product MRWLAFPKMAAGLTLAMLAALALVGINEAGYRQSTKALIEISEAQRVRLALNLLLQSIVDAETGQRGYLLTGEARYREPYDSAVKKVDGQLAALQSLYAHRPAESARLAELAKHVSRKLAEIDMSVRLRREGNDDAWKFVITTDVGREEMEAIRQQTGELTALSNEALMRGQAQIASSLRFSRIGIGLVALAGLAAFYLYLRQTHALRSAGERQQEALQRERNALEDEVRERTATLAELATHLQEVRETERGFLARELHDELGSLLTAAKLDVARLKSRLVDSPEAIQRLQHMNELLNSGIALKRRIIEDLRPSSLANLGLIASLEILGREFAERSAIEVEMVLEPVSLDEANQLTVYRMVQESLTNIGKYAQATEASIVMKNYGNHVVVEVSDNGKGFDMQAARASSHGLAGMQHRVQTAKGKLTISSIPGQGTRLSASLPTAAAPAPSPASQLA; this is encoded by the coding sequence ATGCGCTGGTTAGCTTTCCCCAAGATGGCCGCCGGCCTCACGCTCGCGATGCTCGCGGCGCTTGCGCTCGTGGGCATCAACGAGGCAGGCTACCGGCAATCCACAAAGGCGCTGATCGAGATCAGCGAGGCGCAGCGCGTACGACTCGCACTCAATCTCCTGCTGCAGAGCATTGTCGATGCCGAAACGGGTCAGCGAGGCTATTTGTTGACCGGGGAAGCACGTTATCGCGAACCTTACGACAGTGCGGTCAAGAAGGTCGATGGGCAGCTGGCCGCGCTCCAGTCGCTTTACGCCCACCGCCCCGCCGAGTCTGCGCGGCTGGCCGAGCTCGCCAAGCATGTCTCGCGCAAGCTTGCCGAAATCGACATGAGCGTGCGGCTGCGGCGGGAGGGGAACGACGATGCCTGGAAATTCGTGATCACCACGGATGTCGGCCGCGAGGAAATGGAGGCCATCCGGCAGCAGACCGGCGAGCTGACCGCGCTCAGCAACGAAGCCCTGATGCGGGGGCAGGCACAGATCGCGAGTTCGCTGCGCTTCTCCCGCATCGGCATCGGGCTGGTGGCGCTGGCGGGGCTGGCGGCCTTCTATCTTTACCTGCGCCAGACGCATGCGCTGCGCTCGGCCGGCGAGCGCCAGCAGGAAGCATTGCAGCGCGAGCGCAATGCGCTGGAGGACGAGGTGCGGGAGCGGACCGCGACGCTGGCCGAGCTCGCCACCCATCTGCAGGAGGTGCGGGAGACCGAGCGCGGCTTCCTGGCCCGCGAGCTGCATGACGAGCTGGGCTCCCTGCTGACCGCTGCCAAGCTCGACGTGGCGCGGCTGAAGTCCCGCCTGGTCGATTCGCCCGAAGCGATACAGCGGTTGCAGCACATGAACGAGCTGCTGAACAGCGGCATTGCCCTCAAGCGCCGCATCATCGAGGACCTGAGACCCTCCTCGCTGGCCAACCTCGGCCTCATCGCCTCGCTGGAGATCCTGGGGCGCGAGTTTGCCGAGCGCTCCGCCATCGAGGTCGAGATGGTGCTTGAGCCGGTGTCACTCGACGAAGCCAACCAGCTCACCGTCTATCGGATGGTGCAGGAAAGCCTGACCAACATCGGCAAGTACGCGCAAGCGACCGAAGCCAGCATCGTGATGAAGAACTACGGCAACCATGTCGTGGTGGAGGTGAGCGACAACGGCAAGGGCTTCGACATGCAGGCTGCCCGCGCGTCCTCCCACGGCCTGGCAGGCATGCAGCATCGCGTCCAGACGGCCAAGGGCAAGCTGACCATCTCGTCGATCCCGGGCCAAGGGACGCGCCTGAGCGCCAGCCTGCCGACCGCTGCGGCGCCCGCCCCTTCCCCGGCCAGCCAGCTGGCCTGA
- a CDS encoding response regulator — translation MIKIGIVDDHAIVRSGLRQFFSEHVDLRVVGEAASGREAIELVRTTELDVLVMDLSMPGQSGIDALAMIRAKAPDVGILILSGYPEEHYAMNLIRQGASGYLNKECDPMEIVNAIRTISLGRRYITPAVAELLARQLDRKDDAAPHEQLSEREFQVFLKLAKGETAGDIAKTLSLSVKTVSTYRTRLMEKMNLSSNSDLTYYALKNKLID, via the coding sequence ATGATCAAAATTGGAATTGTGGATGACCATGCCATCGTGCGCTCCGGCCTGCGCCAGTTCTTCTCGGAGCACGTCGATTTGCGCGTGGTCGGGGAGGCCGCAAGCGGGCGCGAGGCGATCGAACTCGTGCGTACCACGGAGCTGGACGTGCTGGTGATGGACCTTTCGATGCCCGGGCAAAGCGGCATCGACGCGCTGGCAATGATCCGCGCCAAGGCTCCGGACGTCGGCATCCTCATCCTCAGTGGATACCCCGAGGAGCACTACGCGATGAACCTGATCCGGCAGGGGGCGAGCGGCTACCTCAACAAGGAATGCGATCCGATGGAAATCGTGAACGCCATTCGCACCATCTCGCTGGGCCGCCGCTACATCACGCCCGCCGTGGCCGAGCTGCTGGCACGGCAGCTCGACCGCAAGGACGACGCGGCCCCGCACGAGCAGCTGTCGGAGCGCGAATTCCAAGTCTTTCTCAAGCTGGCCAAGGGCGAGACGGCGGGTGATATCGCCAAGACCCTGTCGCTCTCGGTCAAGACGGTCAGCACCTATCGCACGCGGCTCATGGAGAAGATGAACCTCTCCTCCAACAGCGACCTCACGTATTACGCGCTGAAGAACAAGCTGATCGATTAA
- a CDS encoding response regulator: MDLRLKTYIVEDNVTIRENLVGTLEELTCISAVGFAETEAEAVRWLAENSEQWELAIVDLFLKQGSGLGVLQAVSTRRPDQKIVVLSNYATPDIRKRCAQFGVDAVFDKSNEIDALIDFCIEQASTLRQTSGSS, from the coding sequence ATGGACCTCAGATTGAAAACCTACATCGTCGAAGACAACGTCACGATCCGCGAGAACCTCGTCGGCACTTTGGAAGAGCTCACGTGCATTTCGGCCGTCGGCTTCGCCGAAACCGAAGCAGAGGCTGTCCGCTGGCTGGCGGAGAACAGCGAACAGTGGGAACTGGCCATCGTCGACCTGTTTCTCAAGCAGGGCAGTGGCCTGGGCGTGCTGCAGGCCGTCAGCACGCGACGGCCCGATCAGAAGATCGTGGTGCTCAGCAACTACGCCACCCCCGACATCCGTAAGCGGTGCGCCCAGTTCGGCGTGGATGCGGTATTCGACAAGTCGAACGAGATCGATGCGCTCATCGACTTCTGCATCGAGCAGGCCTCAACGCTGCGGCAGACCTCGGGTTCGAGCTGA
- a CDS encoding AsmA family protein — MRVGAVVLGLFAALLLVLALFPWDALRGPINRYVSEQTGRKFEITRRLDVDLGWRAATVKLDGIEFANPSWAREPYLVRAERATFDIRLWPLLAKRVVIPHIFLASPALGLQMEEDGRRTWALGKNTADEGTVPVIGLLEVDQGTLDFLAAHLGVDLRADFSYDSSRGELPLDFRIKGRYQGQPLTAQGRTGNVLQLNAAGQPPFPLEIDAAAGHTRLKAKGTVAELANLDGVDARFDLKGQNLGDLYGLLGIALPQTSPYALSGELRKRAKLWEVASLQGKLGLSDIGGDMKFDQSQKVPFLSGALRSRVMDMDDLGPLIGLPPTERSAKAIEGLPPPPSITEVKRARRDSGRKVLPAATLDFERLRAMNAEVKYTADRIRNVRELPLDKGSVQVKLRDGVLTLDPLNLGVAGGSLAGAVRIDGAQNPADIRAALNVRGMQLSRLIPKVETMRTSFGKLDGRINLSGRGNSVASWLGHASGDVAALTGRGEFSNLLLEFMGLDGGEIIKFLLRGDKNVVLRCAAMAFDVDKGTMVSRSVVLDTEDTLFNASGQISLSKETLDFVVRPEPKDRSILSLRTPLIIGGTLASPSASLEAGSLVTRGAAAVLLGALNPLLALAATVETGPGADADCQGVLAQAKRPSAGEAAAGAAKARKQ, encoded by the coding sequence ATGAGGGTCGGCGCGGTAGTGCTGGGGCTGTTTGCGGCGCTGCTGCTGGTGCTGGCCCTGTTTCCGTGGGATGCGCTGCGCGGGCCGATCAATCGCTATGTCAGCGAACAGACGGGCCGCAAGTTCGAGATCACCCGCCGCCTGGATGTGGATCTGGGATGGCGGGCCGCCACCGTGAAACTCGACGGCATCGAGTTTGCCAACCCCTCATGGGCGCGCGAGCCCTATCTGGTCCGGGCCGAGCGCGCGACCTTCGACATCCGGCTGTGGCCGCTGCTGGCGAAGCGGGTCGTGATTCCGCACATCTTTCTGGCCTCGCCGGCGCTGGGCCTGCAGATGGAAGAGGACGGCCGGCGCACCTGGGCCTTGGGCAAGAACACCGCGGACGAAGGCACCGTCCCGGTCATCGGCCTTTTGGAGGTCGACCAGGGCACGCTCGACTTCCTGGCGGCACACCTCGGCGTCGATCTGCGCGCCGACTTCAGCTACGACAGCAGTCGCGGGGAGCTGCCGCTCGACTTTCGCATCAAGGGGCGCTACCAGGGACAGCCGCTGACGGCGCAGGGCCGGACCGGCAACGTACTGCAGCTCAACGCGGCCGGCCAGCCCCCGTTCCCGCTGGAGATCGATGCGGCCGCTGGTCATACGCGCCTGAAGGCGAAAGGTACGGTGGCGGAGCTGGCAAACTTGGACGGCGTCGATGCCCGTTTCGACCTCAAGGGCCAGAACCTGGGCGACCTGTACGGCTTGCTCGGCATCGCATTGCCCCAAACCTCGCCGTATGCGTTGAGCGGCGAGCTGCGCAAGCGCGCCAAGCTATGGGAGGTGGCGAGCCTCCAGGGCAAGCTGGGCCTCTCCGACATCGGGGGCGACATGAAATTCGATCAGTCGCAGAAGGTGCCATTCCTGTCCGGCGCCCTGCGCTCGCGCGTGATGGACATGGACGACCTCGGCCCGCTGATCGGCCTGCCGCCCACCGAGCGCTCGGCCAAGGCCATCGAGGGCCTCCCACCGCCGCCGAGCATTACCGAGGTCAAGCGTGCGCGGCGCGACTCCGGCCGCAAGGTGCTGCCCGCCGCCACGCTCGACTTCGAGCGGCTGCGCGCTATGAATGCCGAGGTGAAGTACACGGCCGATCGCATCAGGAACGTCCGTGAGTTGCCGCTGGACAAGGGCAGCGTGCAAGTGAAGCTGCGGGACGGCGTGCTGACGCTCGATCCGCTCAACCTCGGCGTGGCCGGCGGGTCGCTCGCCGGCGCCGTGCGCATCGACGGCGCGCAGAACCCTGCCGACATCCGCGCGGCGCTGAACGTGCGCGGGATGCAGCTCAGCCGGCTGATCCCCAAGGTCGAAACCATGCGCACCAGTTTCGGCAAGCTCGATGGGCGGATCAATCTCTCCGGGCGCGGCAACTCGGTGGCGAGCTGGCTGGGCCATGCTTCTGGGGACGTCGCCGCGCTCACCGGTCGCGGGGAGTTTAGCAACCTGCTGCTGGAGTTCATGGGGCTGGATGGCGGCGAGATCATCAAATTTCTTCTGCGCGGCGACAAGAACGTGGTGCTGCGCTGTGCCGCCATGGCCTTCGACGTCGACAAGGGCACCATGGTGAGCCGCAGCGTCGTGCTGGATACCGAGGACACCCTGTTCAACGCAAGCGGCCAGATCAGCCTGTCGAAGGAAACGCTGGACTTCGTGGTGAGGCCCGAGCCGAAGGACAGGAGCATCCTGTCCCTGCGCACGCCGCTGATCATCGGCGGCACGCTTGCCTCGCCCAGCGCCAGCCTGGAGGCCGGGTCGCTGGTGACACGCGGCGCTGCGGCCGTCTTGCTGGGAGCGCTCAACCCCTTGCTCGCGCTTGCCGCTACCGTCGAGACCGGGCCGGGTGCGGACGCCGACTGCCAGGGGGTACTGGCCCAGGCCAAGCGGCCCAGTGCGGGCGAGGCGGCGGCCGGCGCAGCCAAGGCCCGGAAGCAGTAG
- a CDS encoding HesA/MoeB/ThiF family protein encodes MEDQDLLRYSRHILLEEFGIDGQGRVSAGHALVIGAGGLGSPVALYLAAAGVGRITLVDDDEVDLTNLQRQIAHSTARVGQAKVESAAAAMRDINPEIRIETHVQRADEALLHRLVATADVVIDCSDNFATRHAVNRACVAHAKPLVAGAAIRFDGQLSVYDTRDAASPCYACLFPPDAHFEETRCAVLGVFAPVVGTIGMLEAHEALKLLAGIGPSLAGSLLMFDGRRTAFDTLRVARDPGCSVCGHRPAAS; translated from the coding sequence ATGGAAGACCAGGACCTGCTGCGCTATTCGCGCCACATTCTCCTCGAGGAATTCGGCATCGACGGCCAGGGACGCGTCAGCGCCGGCCACGCGCTGGTGATCGGCGCCGGCGGGCTGGGCTCGCCGGTGGCGCTCTACCTCGCGGCAGCCGGCGTCGGCCGCATCACGCTGGTTGACGACGACGAGGTCGACCTCACCAACCTCCAGCGCCAGATCGCCCACAGCACCGCCCGTGTCGGCCAGGCCAAGGTCGAATCGGCGGCCGCGGCAATGCGGGACATCAATCCGGAGATTCGCATCGAGACCCATGTGCAGCGCGCCGACGAGGCCCTGCTGCATCGGCTGGTGGCCACGGCCGACGTGGTGATCGACTGCAGCGACAACTTCGCCACCCGCCACGCCGTGAACCGCGCCTGCGTGGCTCACGCCAAGCCGTTGGTGGCCGGCGCGGCGATCCGTTTCGACGGCCAGCTGAGCGTGTACGACACGCGCGATGCCGCCTCGCCTTGCTACGCCTGTCTGTTCCCCCCCGACGCACATTTCGAGGAAACGCGCTGCGCAGTGCTCGGCGTGTTTGCGCCGGTTGTCGGCACCATCGGGATGCTGGAAGCCCACGAAGCGCTGAAACTGCTTGCCGGCATCGGCCCCTCGCTGGCGGGCAGCCTGCTGATGTTCGACGGACGCCGCACGGCCTTCGACACACTGCGCGTGGCGCGCGATCCGGGCTGCAGCGTCTGCGGCCACCGGCCGGCGGCGAGCTGA
- a CDS encoding S41 family peptidase: MGQKLKITGWVAAGAVAGALTTVSLQTVARGSLAPLPLEELQQLAAVFGMVKSDYVEQVDEKKLISDAISGMVAGLDPHSQYFDKKSFKEFREGTTGRFVGVGIEISQEDGLIKVVSPIEGSPAFRAGLKPNDMITRIDDTAVRGLSLNEAVKRMRGEANTKVLLTIFRKDENRTFPVTITREEIRTQSVRGKVMEPGYGWIRLSQFQERTVDDFVKKVEEIYKQEPNLKGLVLDLRNDPGGLLDAAVAISAAFLPENVTVVSTDGQLPESKSVYKAAPEYYQRRAGSDPLRNLPPSLKTVPLVVLVNEGSASASEIVAGALQDHKRAIIMGSQTFGKGSVQTVRPLGPDTGLKITTARYYTPSGTSIQAKGIVPNVLVDESAEGSPFAALRMREADLEKHLASGQGPEAKDPEREKARDEARKRLEEEAKKPPQDRKVPEFGNEKDFPLVQALNRLKGQPVLVSKTQVIVENKEEKKEN, from the coding sequence ATGGGGCAGAAACTCAAGATCACGGGCTGGGTCGCAGCCGGCGCCGTTGCCGGCGCGCTGACCACGGTCTCGTTGCAAACAGTTGCACGAGGTTCACTGGCCCCTCTCCCACTCGAAGAGCTGCAGCAGCTCGCAGCCGTGTTCGGCATGGTGAAGAGCGACTACGTCGAGCAGGTCGACGAGAAGAAGCTCATCTCCGACGCGATCTCCGGCATGGTCGCCGGGCTCGACCCGCATTCCCAGTACTTCGACAAGAAGTCTTTCAAGGAATTTCGAGAGGGCACCACTGGCCGCTTCGTCGGCGTGGGCATCGAGATCTCGCAGGAGGACGGCCTGATCAAGGTGGTGTCGCCGATCGAGGGCTCGCCCGCCTTCCGCGCCGGCCTCAAGCCCAACGACATGATCACTCGCATCGACGACACGGCGGTGCGCGGGCTTTCGCTCAACGAGGCTGTCAAGCGCATGCGCGGCGAGGCCAACACCAAGGTGTTGCTGACGATCTTCCGCAAGGACGAGAACCGCACTTTCCCGGTGACCATCACGCGCGAGGAGATCCGTACTCAGTCGGTGCGAGGCAAGGTGATGGAGCCTGGCTACGGCTGGATCCGCCTGTCGCAGTTCCAGGAGCGCACGGTCGACGACTTCGTCAAGAAGGTCGAGGAAATCTACAAGCAGGAGCCCAACCTCAAGGGGCTGGTGCTGGACCTGCGCAACGACCCGGGCGGCCTGCTCGACGCGGCTGTGGCCATCTCGGCCGCGTTCCTGCCCGAGAACGTCACGGTGGTGTCCACCGACGGCCAGCTGCCCGAGAGCAAGTCGGTCTACAAGGCCGCGCCCGAGTACTACCAGCGCCGCGCGGGCAGCGACCCGCTGCGCAACCTGCCGCCGTCGCTCAAGACGGTGCCGCTGGTGGTGCTGGTGAACGAAGGCTCGGCGTCCGCCAGCGAGATCGTGGCCGGTGCGCTGCAGGACCACAAGCGCGCCATCATCATGGGCAGCCAGACCTTCGGCAAGGGCTCGGTGCAGACGGTGCGCCCGCTCGGCCCCGACACCGGCCTCAAGATCACGACGGCACGCTACTACACGCCCAGCGGGACCTCGATCCAGGCCAAGGGCATCGTGCCCAATGTGCTGGTCGACGAGAGCGCCGAGGGTAGCCCCTTCGCGGCGCTGCGCATGCGCGAGGCCGACCTCGAGAAGCACCTGGCGAGCGGCCAGGGCCCCGAGGCCAAGGACCCCGAGCGGGAGAAGGCCCGCGACGAGGCGCGCAAGCGCCTCGAGGAGGAAGCCAAGAAACCGCCGCAGGACCGCAAGGTGCCCGAGTTCGGCAACGAGAAGGACTTCCCCCTGGTGCAGGCGCTGAACAGGCTCAAGGGCCAGCCGGTGCTCGTGAGCAAGACGCAGGTGATCGTCGAGAACAAGGAAGAGAAGAAGGAAAACTGA
- the gpmA gene encoding 2,3-diphosphoglycerate-dependent phosphoglycerate mutase, which translates to MHKLVLIRHGESTWNLENRFTGWTDVDLTPLGIEQAKQSGRLLKAEGYDFDVAYTSVLKRATRTLWHTLDELDRTWLPVVHSWRLNERHYGALQGLNKAETAKKYGDEQVLIWRRSYSVPPPALEPSDPRSERGDPRYAKLAPEQVPLTECLKDTVARVLPFWNESMAPAIRAGRRLVVAAHGNSIRALVKYLDGISDDDIVGLNIPNGIPLVYELDDELKPLRHYYLGDAAAAEKAAAAIAAQGKA; encoded by the coding sequence ATGCACAAACTGGTACTGATCCGCCACGGCGAATCGACCTGGAATCTCGAAAACCGCTTCACCGGCTGGACCGATGTCGACCTCACTCCGCTCGGCATCGAGCAGGCCAAGCAGTCTGGCCGGCTGTTGAAGGCCGAGGGGTACGACTTCGACGTGGCCTACACCAGCGTGCTCAAGCGCGCCACCCGCACGCTGTGGCACACGCTCGACGAGCTGGACCGCACCTGGCTGCCGGTGGTGCATTCCTGGCGCCTCAACGAGCGCCACTACGGGGCGCTTCAGGGCCTCAACAAGGCCGAGACGGCCAAGAAGTACGGCGACGAGCAGGTGCTGATCTGGCGCCGCAGCTACAGCGTGCCGCCACCGGCGCTGGAGCCCAGCGATCCGCGCAGCGAGCGCGGCGATCCGCGCTACGCCAAGCTGGCGCCCGAACAGGTGCCGCTGACCGAATGCCTCAAGGACACGGTGGCGCGCGTGCTGCCCTTCTGGAACGAGTCGATGGCTCCGGCGATCCGCGCAGGCCGGCGGCTGGTCGTGGCAGCGCATGGCAACTCGATCCGCGCGCTGGTCAAATACCTGGACGGCATCTCCGACGACGACATCGTCGGCCTCAACATTCCGAACGGCATCCCGCTGGTCTACGAGCTCGACGACGAGCTCAAGCCGCTGCGGCACTACTACCTCGGCGATGCGGCAGCCGCCGAGAAGGCGGCGGCTGCGATCGCCGCGCAAGGCAAGGCCTGA
- a CDS encoding rhodanese-like domain-containing protein has translation MKFIVDNWMLILIALSSGGMLAWPLLRGATSGSLTAQGAVQLINRERAVVVDVREPEEFAAGHMTGAKNVPLNQLEEKLAAAVKNKTVPLLLVCATGARAQRAVAIAKKLGYEQAQAVAGGLKSWKEANLPVEKA, from the coding sequence GTGAAATTCATCGTCGACAACTGGATGCTGATCCTGATTGCGCTCAGCTCCGGCGGCATGCTGGCCTGGCCGCTGCTGCGTGGAGCCACCTCCGGGTCACTGACGGCGCAGGGCGCGGTGCAGCTGATCAACCGCGAGCGCGCCGTGGTGGTCGATGTGCGCGAGCCGGAGGAATTCGCCGCCGGCCACATGACCGGCGCCAAGAACGTGCCGCTCAACCAGCTCGAGGAAAAGCTCGCTGCCGCGGTCAAGAACAAGACGGTGCCCCTCCTGCTGGTGTGCGCCACCGGAGCGCGGGCCCAGCGTGCCGTGGCCATCGCCAAGAAACTCGGTTACGAGCAAGCCCAAGCCGTGGCTGGCGGGCTGAAATCCTGGAAAGAGGCTAACCTGCCGGTTGAAAAGGCCTGA
- the grxC gene encoding glutaredoxin 3, whose translation MQAVKMYTTAVCPYCIRAKQILKAKGVEQIEEIRIDGDPQARITMMNITQRRTVPQIFIGDTHVGGCDDLIALDGRGGLVPLLQGG comes from the coding sequence ATGCAAGCCGTCAAGATGTACACCACCGCCGTCTGCCCCTACTGCATTCGCGCGAAGCAAATTCTCAAAGCCAAGGGCGTCGAACAGATCGAGGAGATCCGCATCGACGGCGATCCGCAAGCCCGGATCACGATGATGAACATCACCCAGCGGCGCACCGTCCCGCAGATTTTCATCGGCGACACGCATGTCGGCGGCTGCGACGACCTGATCGCCCTCGACGGCCGCGGCGGACTGGTGCCGCTGCTGCAGGGCGGCTGA
- the secB gene encoding protein-export chaperone SecB, with protein sequence MADQQAQDPVFQIQRVYLKDLSLEQPNSPAILLEQEQPTVDIQLGVDAQPVTDGIFEITVSATVQTKIQDRTVFLVEAKQAGIFEIRNLPEEQMGPILGIACPQIVYPYLRGNVADVIQRGGFPPVHLAEINFQAMFEQQQAQAAGQASPIITQ encoded by the coding sequence ATGGCCGACCAGCAAGCCCAAGACCCCGTCTTCCAGATCCAGCGCGTCTACCTGAAAGACCTGTCGCTCGAGCAGCCGAACTCGCCGGCCATCCTGCTGGAGCAGGAGCAGCCCACCGTCGACATCCAGCTCGGCGTCGATGCGCAGCCCGTGACCGACGGCATCTTCGAGATCACCGTCTCGGCCACCGTGCAGACCAAGATCCAGGACCGCACCGTGTTCCTGGTCGAGGCCAAGCAGGCCGGCATCTTCGAGATCCGCAACCTGCCCGAAGAGCAGATGGGCCCGATCCTCGGCATCGCCTGCCCGCAGATCGTCTACCCCTACCTGCGCGGCAACGTGGCCGACGTGATCCAGCGCGGCGGCTTCCCGCCAGTGCACCTGGCCGAGATCAACTTCCAGGCCATGTTCGAGCAGCAGCAGGCCCAGGCGGCCGGCCAGGCCTCGCCGATCATCACGCAGTAA